One Cyanobacteria bacterium GSL.Bin1 genomic window, CTAAAAAACGAGCTAACTCTGCACCCCGATTCTCTAATTCACTTAGGGAAAGGGGTTCTCCCACACGCGTGAGAGGAATATTTCTCCGTCCTTTAATCCGTAAATAGAGGGAGCGCTTGGGGTTCAAGCCTTCTTTAATCTCTGCTTTGACCGCCTCAATTTCATTAAGATTATGCTCTAATTCAATCCGGCGGTTTTTACCGGGATAACCCCAACGGAAAATCTTAACTTGATTTGTGTTTTTATTAAACTCGTTGTAACCGCCCCCTACATCCCAGAGAATGACGAGCCAGAGGTAAAGGGATACGAGTGAACCGGCAACACCGTAGAAGGTTAAAGCAATTCCCTGGGGAATGAATTGTAAATCAGTGGGGTCACTAACAATCAGTAAATTAACTTGTAAATAGCTCGATAGACCTGCCAAAAGAA contains:
- a CDS encoding photosystem I assembly protein Ycf4 produces the protein MSASATAQDSQVLRQDITGARRPSNYFWAVIAMIGGVGFLLAGLSSYLQVNLLIVSDPTDLQFIPQGIALTFYGVAGSLVSLYLWLVILWDVGGGYNEFNKNTNQVKIFRWGYPGKNRRIELEHNLNEIEAVKAEIKEGLNPKRSLYLRIKGRRNIPLTRVGEPLSLSELENRGAELARFLGVPLEGI